The Mus musculus strain C57BL/6J chromosome 16, GRCm38.p6 C57BL/6J DNA window CTAGCTTGGGAAAAAGCTTTATCTTTCAAGAAATTACAGTGATAGAGCAGGATGCCTGGTAAATTCCTTTAGCTTTCTCATATGTGCACATGGTGAAATGTACATAAGTgtacatacactatacacatatgctccatacattcacatacaaagAGGACAGCAACAAAAACCTAGAGTAAGCACAATGCAAATATTTTAGCAAGGAAACAAAATTTAGCTACATGCAGCCACATGATTTCTGtggcattttaataaaaatatacctGAATATAATATGAAATCTAAGTGTTtctctttaagaatttttccAGTGAATTTTTTACTTGCTTATTCCTCAAACTGTAGATAATTGGATTCAGTACAGGAATTATAACAGTGTAAAATATAGAGTCCATCATATCTTGATCGTCTACTTGTGGAGATGCAGGACGCACATACATGAAGAGAAGAGAGCCATagtacaaagagacagagaggagatggGCTCCACAGGTGGAAAAGGCTTTCTTTATGCTTTTGATAGATTTCTGCTTTaggattgaaaacaaaacaagtgtaTAAGAGATAAGAATAGTCAAAATACTGAATACCTGAATTGagccagagaaaataaaaagcattagGTAATTGAGAGAAGGGTCATTACAGGAAATCTTTAACAGTGGCATAACATCACAATAAAAGTGATGTATTATGTTAGAATTACAAAAAGTTAATCTGAATAAAAAGCTTTCATGAATCAAAACATGAATGAATCCACCTACAAAGGACAATGTTAAAAGAAGTACACAGAGTCTATTTGTCATGATCACTGGGTAGAGTAAAGGTTTGCATATGGCTACATAGCGATCATAGGCCATTGCTGCCAAGAGAAAACATTCTGTGGTTGCACTGATTCCAAATGAAAAAAACTGTATCATGCATTCAGAGAAAGAGATCAGTTTGCTCTTGGAAAAAAAGTCTAAGAGCATCTTTGGTGTCACTGTGGATGATAACCAAGTATCCACAAATGCTAAACTCCCAAGAAATAAGTACATAGGAATGTGAAGGTGAGGGTCATTCCAGATGAGAGTGATCAGACCAAGGTTGCCCACAATGGTGATGAGATAAATGACCAAGAACAGCAGGAACAGGGGGATTTTCCACTGTGGCAGATGACTGAGTCCTGTGAGAACAAATTCTGTCAGTAGTGTTGTATTCTCTATTCCCATGTCCTTACTGGGTGTCCCTGAAATGAAACGCAGTGAAAGTCACACATTATTCACTGTTTGGAAAGTGAATTTCTCAATTGTGTAATTTAAATGCAGCCATATAATTATAAGAATGCCTTTTTATCTAATGTTATGATAATAGATGGAAACTATCCTTGAGATTGATAAATGATGTAAGTTCATCatccaaattctttttttcttattagttaCTTGGTTTATTAACTGGACTCTGTAAACTTTATTACAAACAATGATAACATTCAACATCATCCAAACTCTAAATATGAATATACCAACAGTTTTGTGGAAAACAAGATGTCTTCCAACATTAATAAAATTTGTAGATGTCTCATTTGTCTAGGATTGAAAATATCATATCTAAGTTGTATATTATGAgtctaaataaaatatattttatgtacttgCATTGTAATATAGACAGAAATGAATAGTCTCAACCAACTGTAAGTATAGTGACTAACTTGCAGGAGAATATTAATAAATAGTCTCTGGAAAAATGCTTCAAAATTCATTCTAAAGTAATTACACAGTAGTGGAACAAAACAAGTTTCTGGGAggggaaacttgaagcaatagTATTAGAAAGCTGTACTGTATTCAGAGATACCCAAGCCGAGTATATATCAGTATTTTCTGGGAACATTTGTATGAAATGTAATTTAGAAATTGATGCATTAGTATAAACAGGGCCTAAGAGTCTGCCTTTAAAAAACATACCCAAATGGATTTAAACTGTGGGAAATCAAACATATATGTTAATTAGAGAGAAGAATGATAAATCACAAAATATTCACAGTACAGACCTACTACTATGCAGTGGTATGTGGTATGCTAACAATATGTTCAATGATAAAGGAAAAAAGTAAACTATCTGCGAACTTTGTATTGAGTCTTTTAAACTTGAGCTTGATAAATTAGATACATTAGTCTGCCATTTTTATCATCAACAGGAGAGTTGGTCTACCAAGGCTTAAGAATAACTTATGACCTGGTCACTTTCCTCCTATTCAGTAAGGCACTCCACTCCCCACTAGAATTTCTATATTAGAACCAACATCATTTCCTAAGAAATAGTTCTTGTTTTAACGAAAAGCCTACATTACTCCAATGAAAATATACAACTATACCTTGGGCAGAAGGTAAATGGATAGTTAAGGTTTTAATCCCTAAAAAAGGAAAGGTAACAGGAGGAAAAATGTGAAGTACAATAAactatggatccctggatggtgACATGTAAGGATTTTTAATGGCTTTGGTGGAAAGTTTTCTGCATGATAGAGTTCATGTtgggaaacagaagaaataaGGGAAAATAAGAGGAAAATAGGGTAAAGGAATGATGAGAATAGCCTAAGAAATGTGGAGGACTTTTGGAATTTGTCAACCACACATTTGTCCAGGCTGTGGAGAGCTTTCAACTAAGTATAAACGAGTAAGATTAGGAGAGGACACATGGTGAAGAAAAGCATGAGGAAGATAAgcaaaaatgaatacatacatatataaatacatacatacatacatacatacatacatacgtacatacataaaAGGAAATCTAATGTAGTTACCCTGCAGTAAAGAGAGCACAAACCCTAACCAGACACCTTTAGCCAGCAAATAAATACTACAGTACTTGAAAGAGTTACCTCTATTTTGCATGTTTGTCACTAAGATCACATAGATGACCCCCAACCTCATTCCACCTCCACCAAGCATCACAGCCTATGCCTTTTACTCTTGGCTACCCTCCAGAACCTGATAACAAGATACTATTTTGCATAAATCACATACTTAAGTCACAGACCATGGAGCTATCAATTAAATCCTAGCTTCATGAGATCTTAAAAGTCATTATGCTAAAaattataacatttttaaaagaacccCTAAAGAGAACAATTCAAGCTATTTTGATTATACATATTTAGGAGTAATGTTAAAATATGCCAGCAATTCTTTGTTGTTGTCTTCATTTATATCTAGCTGTAGAAATCCAAATCCAAATAAATTATAATGGAATAAAAAGTATACTTGAGTATCTATGAAAATCATGATGGATATTATAGAACTCATTCCTCACTTACGTATATCTTGAAAGAAACCACTGAGATCTTTAAAATATGTTGGCCTCTCTAAATCAGAAAAGAATTCAACATCATGGGAATGCAGTAATGTTTGTAGCAGTTCTTTTCACAGTGAGGCATTTTGGAAGTTTAACAACCCATGCACaaatataatattttgttttcatgAACTCCAGCCTTCGACACAAGAATCAAATTGTACCCTTGCAAGGTTTCCATAGAGGAGAATGTATTAGAGAATGAGAATTCCCATTTGGCTTAACTGTTctctggagaagaaaggaaggatgctCTGCTGGGCACCATTGATTTGGACCCCAATGAAATGTCCAAATTGGTCCCACTGAGTATCACAAACTTTAACATTATAAATTTCTAATGCTTTAAGAGTCTCAAATATTAACGATTGACATTTCAGACACAATCCACTTCCTTCTTAAGAGCCTAGGCCAGTAAGACTGATTcgttctttcctcccttcccaagcttctggcCAGCCCACAAATTCATCCTGGATCCCATATCCAGTGGCCCCAATTGCTCTGGCCTCTCCCCCTGCACCCCACAGGTTCTGACATGGACCTGCCCTATATACCATAACTCACTGGTTTCTTCTTCTCTGTAACCCACATCACCACCCAGCCATAAATCTCACAACCTTATTTAGTGTCTAGACTGGACCTAGAGTATCTGCAATGACAAACGGGTCACTTCTCTATATCCAACAGCTACATCTAGCCATACACTCCATAACTTTCTCCAGTGTCTATCCCAGACCCACTATATCTGCCACCATCCTCTAGTCCCTTTTGTTACTAATATGATATTGatcctttattttatgtaagcacttagtgctataaactTACCTCTTAGAACCactgtcttagtgtttctattgctgtgaagagataccatgaccacagcaactcttataaaggaaaggatTTAATTAggaatggcttacagtttcagaggtttaatccattattatcatagtgagacatggtggtgtgcaggcagatcctgggggaagagctgagagttctgcaacTTGATATacaagcagcagcaggagactgtgtgcctCACTGTACATAGCTTTAACATATATGACCTAAAAGGCACTTCCattgtgacatacttcctccaacaaggccacatctcctaatagtgctactctcttTGACCAAGCAATCAAACACATTCATCTTTGGGGAACCACACCTATTCAAATGATCACAACTACATTCATTGTGCCTaatacgtttgggtatgttgtgttttccttttcattcaattttttttccattttttattaggtatttagctcatttacatttccaatgctataccaaaagtcccccttacccacccacccccactcccctacccacccactccccccctttggccctggcgttcccctgtaccggggcacacaaagtctgcgtgtccaatgggcctctctttccagtgatggccgactaggccatcttttgatacatatgcagctagagtcaagagctcaggggtactggttagttcataatgttgttccacctatagggttgaagatccctttagctccttgggtactttctctagctcctccattgggagccctgtgatccatccattagctgactgtgagcatccacttctgtgtttgctaggccccggcatagtctcacaagagacagctacatctgggtcctttcagtaaaatcttgctagtgtatgcaatggtgtcagcatttggaagctgattatggggtggatccctggatatggcagtctctacatggtccatcctttcatctcagctccatactttgtttctgtaactccttccatgggtgttttgttcccacttctaaggaggggcatagtgtccacacttcagtcttcatttttcttgagtttcatgtgtttaggaaattgtatcttatatcgtgggtatcctaggttttgggctagtatccacttatcagtgagtacatattgtgtgagttcctttgtgattgtgttacctcactcaggatgatgctctccaggtccatccatttggctaggaatttcataaattcattctttttaatagctgagtagtactccattgtgtagatgtaccacattttctgtatccattcctctgttgaggggcatctgggttctttccagtttctggctattataaataaggctgctatgaacatagtggagcatgtgtccttcttaccagttggggcttcttctggatatatgcccaggagaggtattgctggatcctccggtagtactatgtccaattttctgaggaaccgccagactgatttccagagtggttgtacaagcctgcaatcccaccaacaatggaggagtgttcctctttctccacatcctcgccagcatctgctgtcacctgaatttttgatcttagccattctgactggtgtgatgtggaatctcagggttgttttgatttgcatttccctgatgattaaggatgttgaacattttttcaggtgcttctctgccattcggtattcctcaggtgagaattctttgttcagttctgagctccattttttaagggggttatttgattttctgaggtccaccttcttgagttctttatatatgttggatattagtcccctatctgatttaggataggtaaagatcctttcccagtctgttggtggtctttttgtcttatagacagtgtcttttgccttgcagaaactttggagtttcattaggtcccatttgtcaattctcgatcttacagcacaagccattgctgttctgttcaggaatttttcccctgtgcccatatcttcaaggcttttccccactttctcctctataagtttcagtgtctctggttttatgtgaagttccttgatccacttagatttgaccttagtacaaggagataagtatggatcgattcgcattcttctacatgataacaaccagttgtgccagcaccaattgttgaaaatgctgtctttcttccactggatggttttggctcccttgtcgaagatcaagtgaccataggtgtgtgggttcatttctgggtcttcaattctattccattggtccacttgtctgtctctataccagtaccatgcagtttttatcacaattgctctgtagtaaagctttaggtcaggcatggtgattccaccagaggttcttttatccttgagaagagtttttgctatcctcggttttttgttattccagatgaatttgcaaattgctccttctaattcgttgaagaattgagttggaattttaatggggattgcattgaatctgtagattgcttttggcaagatagccatttttacaatgttggtcctgccaatccatgagcatgggagatctttccatcttctgagatcttctttaatttctttcttcagggacttgaagtttttatcatacagatctttcacttccttcgttagagtcacgccgagatattttatattatttgtggctattgagaagggtgttgtttccctaatttctttctcagcctgtttattctttgtgtagagaaaggccattgacttgtttgagttaattttatatccagctacttcaccgaagctgtttatcaggtttaggagttctctgttggaatttttagggtcacttatatatactatcatatcatctgcaaaaagtgatattttgacttcctcttttccaatttgtatccccttgatctccttttgttgtcgaattgctctggctaatacttcaagtactatgttgaaaaggtagggagaaagtgggcagccttgtctagtccctgattttagtgggattgcttccagcttctctccatttactttgatgttggctactggtttgctgtagattgcttttatcatgtttaggtattggccttgaattcctgatctttccagaacttttatcatgaatgggtgttggatcttgtcaaatgctttttctgcatctaacgagatgatcatgtggtttttgtctttgagtttgtttatataatggattacattgatggattttcgtatattaaaccatccctg harbors:
- the Olfr196 gene encoding olfactory receptor 196 isoform X1; its protein translation is MEGNTTLLTEFVLTGLSHLPQWKIPLFLLFLVIYLITIVGNLGLITLIWNDPHLHIPMYLFLGSLAFVDTWLSSTVTPKMLLDFFSKSKLISFSECMIQFFSFGISATTECFLLAAMAYDRYVAICKPLLYPVIMTNRLCVLLLTLSFVGGFIHVLIHESFLFRLTFCNSNIIHHFYCDVMPLLKISCNDPSLNYLMLFIFSGSIQVFSILTILISYTLVLFSILKQKSIKSIKKAFSTCGAHLLSVSLYYGSLLFMYVRPASPQVDDQDMMDSIFYTVIIPVLNPIIYSLRNKQVKNSLEKFLKRNT
- the Olfr196 gene encoding olfactory receptor 196 yields the protein MGIENTTLLTEFVLTGLSHLPQWKIPLFLLFLVIYLITIVGNLGLITLIWNDPHLHIPMYLFLGSLAFVDTWLSSTVTPKMLLDFFSKSKLISFSECMIQFFSFGISATTECFLLAAMAYDRYVAICKPLLYPVIMTNRLCVLLLTLSFVGGFIHVLIHESFLFRLTFCNSNIIHHFYCDVMPLLKISCNDPSLNYLMLFIFSGSIQVFSILTILISYTLVLFSILKQKSIKSIKKAFSTCGAHLLSVSLYYGSLLFMYVRPASPQVDDQDMMDSIFYTVIIPVLNPIIYSLRNKQVKNSLEKFLKRNT